The following proteins are encoded in a genomic region of Oreochromis aureus strain Israel breed Guangdong linkage group 8, ZZ_aureus, whole genome shotgun sequence:
- the LOC116315017 gene encoding sarcoplasmic reticulum histidine-rich calcium-binding protein-like isoform X1 encodes MAPVKFWVVGLLLVMLCSSQVPFSATVSAQDLNELEESLHDRNAEEAEAEESEMAEVGEGNEEKDEDSDDDEVETDEKVEEEQEDEKETAEEEDDNADNEEEDDSEENGEVEKEEGGEGSDEDDAEEEEYEEEYAAEEDEEEEVEADADEEEEVPANNEEDDKKEARQEGDDEKTQGEDVDEEEADSAEEDTHEDDSEDEDDESEGKDTKNNQGDSDEEEGVTDTPQFHSGSLCSVCSICERCSNDCAKCPCEEGDESDHCEHCQGCSTCYICPILCDTVCTPGGLVDELTGSLFQTVASLL; translated from the exons ATGGCACCTGTAAAATTTTGGGTGGTAGGTCTCCTGCTTGTGATGCTGTGCTCATCCCAGGTCCCTTTCTCTGCTACTGTAAGTGCCCAAGACTTGAACGAACTGGAGGAAAGCCTCCATGATAGAAATGCTGAGGAGGCTGAAGCTGAAGAAAGTGAAATGGCTGAGGTTGGTGAAGGGAATGAAGAAAAAGATGAAGACTCAGATGATGATGAGGTAGAGACTGATGAAAAGGTGGAAGAAGAACAGGAGGATGAGAAGGAgacagcagaggaggaagatgacAATGCTGATAATGAGGAAGAAGATGATTCTGAGGAGAACGGGGAAGTTGAAAAGGAAGAAGGTGGTGAGGGTTCAGATGAGGATGATGCAGAAGAGGAAGAATATGAAGAAGAATATGCagcagaggaggatgaagaggaagaggTGGAGGCAGAtgcagatgaggaggaggaagtcCCAGCTAATAATGAGGAAGACGACAAGAAGGAAGCAAGGCAAGAGGGTGATGATGAAAAAACTCAAGGAGAGGATGTAGATGAGGAAGAAGCTGACAGTGCTGAAGAGGATACACATGAGGATGACTCTGAAGATGAAGATG ATGAGTCTGAAGGTAAAGACACAAAGAACAACCAAGGTGACTCAGATGAAGAGGAGGGAGTTACTGACACTCCACAGTTCCACTCTGGATCTTTGTGTAGTGTTTGCTCCATTTGTGag CGTTGCTCTAATGACTGTGCCAAGTGCCCGTGTGAGGAAGGAGATGAGTCTGATCACTGCGAGCACTGCCAA ggTTGTTCAACTTGCTACATTTGTCCCATTCTTTGTGACACAGTTTGCACACCGG GTGGTCTTGTTGATGAGCTGACTGGATCCCTCTTTCA GACTGttgcctctctgctctga
- the LOC116315017 gene encoding sarcoplasmic reticulum histidine-rich calcium-binding protein-like isoform X2: MAPVKFWVVGLLLVMLCSSQVPFSATVSAQDLNELEESLHDRNAEEAEAEESEMAEVGEGNEEKDEDSDDDEVETDEKVEEEQEDEKETAEEEDDNADNEEEDDSEENGEVEKEEGGEGSDEDDAEEEEYEEEYAAEEDEEEEVEADADEEEEVPANNEEDDKKEARQEGDDEKTQGEDVDEEEADSAEEDTHEDDSEDEDDESEGKDTKNNQGDSDEEEGVTDTPQFHSGSLCSVCSICERCSNDCAKCPCEEGDESDHCEHCQGCSTCYICPILCDTVCTPGGLVDELTGSLFQ, encoded by the exons ATGGCACCTGTAAAATTTTGGGTGGTAGGTCTCCTGCTTGTGATGCTGTGCTCATCCCAGGTCCCTTTCTCTGCTACTGTAAGTGCCCAAGACTTGAACGAACTGGAGGAAAGCCTCCATGATAGAAATGCTGAGGAGGCTGAAGCTGAAGAAAGTGAAATGGCTGAGGTTGGTGAAGGGAATGAAGAAAAAGATGAAGACTCAGATGATGATGAGGTAGAGACTGATGAAAAGGTGGAAGAAGAACAGGAGGATGAGAAGGAgacagcagaggaggaagatgacAATGCTGATAATGAGGAAGAAGATGATTCTGAGGAGAACGGGGAAGTTGAAAAGGAAGAAGGTGGTGAGGGTTCAGATGAGGATGATGCAGAAGAGGAAGAATATGAAGAAGAATATGCagcagaggaggatgaagaggaagaggTGGAGGCAGAtgcagatgaggaggaggaagtcCCAGCTAATAATGAGGAAGACGACAAGAAGGAAGCAAGGCAAGAGGGTGATGATGAAAAAACTCAAGGAGAGGATGTAGATGAGGAAGAAGCTGACAGTGCTGAAGAGGATACACATGAGGATGACTCTGAAGATGAAGATG ATGAGTCTGAAGGTAAAGACACAAAGAACAACCAAGGTGACTCAGATGAAGAGGAGGGAGTTACTGACACTCCACAGTTCCACTCTGGATCTTTGTGTAGTGTTTGCTCCATTTGTGag CGTTGCTCTAATGACTGTGCCAAGTGCCCGTGTGAGGAAGGAGATGAGTCTGATCACTGCGAGCACTGCCAA ggTTGTTCAACTTGCTACATTTGTCCCATTCTTTGTGACACAGTTTGCACACCGG GTGGTCTTGTTGATGAGCTGACTGGATCCCTCTTTCAGTAA